The Pirellulimonas nuda genome includes a region encoding these proteins:
- a CDS encoding YceI family protein codes for MRRSSLLAVVACAFGMAPWAYAQPERLAVDPAHTSVVFSISHMELSFCYGMFKSVGGDVMFDRQDPSACQFQFVVNVGSIDTAQPKRDQHLLSADFFDAEQFPQITFVSKAVKLVQDANGRPVYQVAGDMTLHGVTREMTLPVVLVGDKTNPQSGQTQVGFLCQTTIKRSDFGMSGSLGPIGDAVGVTVSFEATPPQPQQPQ; via the coding sequence ATGCGAAGATCTAGTCTTCTTGCCGTCGTCGCTTGTGCGTTCGGTATGGCCCCGTGGGCCTACGCCCAGCCGGAACGCTTGGCGGTCGACCCGGCGCACACCTCGGTGGTGTTCAGCATCAGCCACATGGAGCTGAGCTTCTGCTACGGGATGTTTAAGTCGGTCGGCGGCGATGTGATGTTCGACCGCCAGGACCCCTCGGCGTGTCAGTTTCAGTTTGTGGTGAATGTCGGGAGCATCGATACGGCTCAGCCCAAACGCGACCAGCACCTGCTGTCTGCTGATTTCTTTGACGCAGAACAGTTCCCGCAGATCACCTTCGTGAGCAAGGCCGTAAAGCTTGTCCAGGATGCGAACGGTCGACCTGTGTACCAGGTTGCGGGCGACATGACGCTGCACGGCGTGACGCGCGAGATGACGCTGCCGGTGGTGCTTGTCGGAGACAAGACCAACCCGCAGAGCGGCCAGACCCAGGTCGGGTTTCTGTGTCAAACCACCATCAAGCGGTCCGACTTCGGCATGTCGGGCAGCCTTGGGCCGATCGGCGACGCCGTTGGCGTGACCGTCAGCTTCGAGGCGACCCCCCCTCAGCCTCAGCAGCCGCAATAG